Proteins from one Impatiens glandulifera chromosome 2, dImpGla2.1, whole genome shotgun sequence genomic window:
- the LOC124927831 gene encoding ribulose bisphosphate carboxylase/oxygenase activase, chloroplastic-like, producing the protein MATAVSTVGTVNRVPLNLNGSGSGLAVPTSSFLGSSLKKLNNSSSSSSRFLNQKISSNGFKVVSEMDVNPKKQTEGDRWKHLGTDLSDDQQDITRGKGMVDSLFQAPDGAGTHDPIMSSYEYLSQGLRQYGDMDNTLDGLYIAPAFMDKLVVHISKNFMTLPNIKVPLILGIWGGKGQGKSFQAELVFQKMGISTIMMSAGELESGNAGEPAKLIRQRYREAADIIRKKGKMCVLFINDLDAGAGRLGGTTQYTVNNQMVNATLMNIADNPTNVQLPGMYNKEDNARVPVIVTGNDFSTLYAPLIRDGRMEKFYWAPTREDRIGVCTGIFRSDNVPFEAVVTLVDTFPGQSIDFFGALRARVYDDEVRKWVNSVGIEQVSKKLVNSREGPPTFEQPKMTLEKLLEYGNMLVQEQDNVKRVQLADKYLSDAALGDANADSIQRGTFFG; encoded by the exons ATGGCCACCGCTGTTTCAACCGTCGGAACTGTCAACAGGGTACCG TTGAACTTGAACGGGAGTGGTTCTGGTTTGGCTGTGCCGACTTCTAGTTTTTTGGGAAGCAGTTTAAAGAAGTTGAACaactcttcctcctcctcctcgaGATTCCTCAACCAAAAGATATCCTCGAATGGGTTCAAGGTGGTGTCGGAGATGGACGTAAATCCCAAGAAGCAGACTGAAGGTGACAGGTGGAAGCATCTGGGCACTGATCTATCCGATGACCAACAAGACATCACCAGGGGAAAGGGTATGGTCGATTCACTCTTCCAGGCTCCCGACGGAGCCGGAACTCACGACCCAATCATGAGTTCATACGAATACCTCAGCCAGGGTCTTCGCCAGTACGGCGACATGGACAACACTCTCGATGGCTTATATATTGCCCCTGCATTCATGGACAAACTTGTTGTTCACATTTCCAAGAACTTCATGACCTTGCCCAACATcaag GTTCCTCTTATCTTGGGTATCTGGGGAGGCAAAGGTCAGGGAAAATCCTTCCAAGCTGAGCTTGTCTTCCAAAAGATGGGCATCAG CACAATCATGATGAGTGCCGGAGAGTTGGAAAGCGGGAACGCCGGAGAGCCCGCCAAGCTAATCAGGCAGAGGTACAGAGAGGCGGCTGACATTATCAGGAAGAAGGGTAAGATGTGTGTCCTGTTCATCAACGATTTGGATGCCGGTGCCGGTCGTCTGGGAGGAACCACCCAGTACACAGTCAACAACCAGATGGTGAACGCCACCCTCATGAACATCGCCGATAACCCAACCAACGTCCAGCTTCCTGGTATGTACAACAAGGAAGACAACGCCCGTGTTCCGGTCATCGTCACCGGTAACGATTTCTCCACTCTTTACGCGCCCTTGATCCGTGACGGGCGTATGGAGAAATTCTACTGGGCACCCACTAGGGAAGACAGGATCGGTGTCTGTACTGGTATTTTCAGGAGCGACAATGTGCCTTTTGAAGCCGTCGTCACGCTTGTTGACACCTTCCCAGGGCAATCCATCg ATTTCTTTGGTGCCCTTCGTGCTCGAGTGTACGATGACGAGGTGAGGAAGTGGGTGAATTCAGTGGGTATTGAACAGGTGAGCAAGAAGCTAGTGAACTCAAGGGAAGGACCGCCGACATTCGAACAGCCGAAGATGACTCTGGAGAAGCTTCTGGAATACGGAAACATGCTTGTCCAGGAACAAGACAACGTGAAGAGAGTCCAACTTGCCGACAAGTATCTAAGTGATGCCGCCCTCGGAGATGCCAATGCCGACTCTATTCAGAGAGGAACTTTCTTCGGTTAG
- the LOC124926712 gene encoding 50S ribosomal protein HLP, mitochondrial-like, translated as MAAALSSRSYRFGRSILNGLSNASCNPQKISHDLTSISSNILTQQERSFIQMRTNLKVVDNSGAKRICCIQALKGKKGARLGDTIVASVKEAQPGGKVKKGDVVYAVVVRAAMQKGRSDGSEIRFDDNAAVLINKQGEPIGTRIMGPVPHEMRKKKHVKILSLAEHIA; from the exons ATGGCTGCGGCGCTCTCCTCTCGATCTTATCGAT TCGGGCGTTCTATTCTCAACGGCCTCAGCAACGCTTCATGTAATCCACAGAAGATATCTCATGATCTGACATCCATTTCCAGCAATATATTGACTCAG CAAGAAAGGAGCTTTATACAGATGAGGACTAATTTGAAAGTAGTAGACAACTCTGGTGCGAAAAGGATATGTTGTATACAGGCATTAAAAGGGAAGAAAGGGGCAAGGCTAGGGGATACAATAGTTGCATCAGTAAAGGAAGCACAACCAGGTGGGAAAGTGAAGAAGGGTGATGTTGTTTATGCAGTAGTTGTGCGAGCTGCAATGCAAAAGGGTAGATCTGATGGAAGTGAAATCAGATTTGATGATAATGCTGCTGTACTTATAAACAAGCAAGGTGAGCCAATTGGAACAAGGATTATGGGTCCTGTTCCTCAtgagatgaggaagaagaagcaTGTAAAAATCTTGAGTCTTGCAGAACATATAgcctga
- the LOC124925060 gene encoding secreted RxLR effector protein 161-like produces the protein MVVVLLYVDDIILTDINYDEINYAKKLVEKIGMADRKKNYTPIDVNPRLSRDEGTCIPDPRPYRALVGSLIYLTITRPDIAYTVGVVSRYMQEPKKPHLEEAKKFLKYINTSLDIGLLYEKDAKFVLQGYADADFAGDRDDRRSTSGFIFLCGNTSISWSSRKQGSVSLSTTEAEYKASVHAAQECIWLRRL, from the exons ATGGTGGTTGTGCttctttatgtggatgacataatctTGACGGACATTAACTATGATGAG ATCAACTACGCAAAGAAGTTGGTAGAAAAAATTGGTATGGCTGATAGAAAAAAGAACTATACTCCTATCGACGTAAATCCAAGACTTAGTCGAGACGAAGGAACATGTATACCAGATCCTCGTCCTTATCGTGCTCTTGTGGGAAGTCTGATTTATTTGACTATAACAAGGCCTGACATTGCTTATACAGTTGGAgtggtgagtcgatacatgcagGAGCCAAAGAAACCACACCTCGAAGAAGCGAAGAAATTTCTGAAGTATATTAATACCTCACTAGATATTGGTCTACTCTACGAAAAAGATGCAAAATTCGTCTTGCAAGGATATGCAGATGCTGACTTTGCTGGAGATCGAGACGATCGAAGGTCCACATCTgggtttatttttctttgtggAAACACTAGCATATCTTGGAGTAGCAGAAAACAAGGATCGGTATCCTTATCTACAACAGAAGCAGAATACAAAGCATCAGTTCACGCAGCACAAGAGTGCATATGGCTTCGTAGACTCTAG
- the LOC124926307 gene encoding L-type lectin-domain containing receptor kinase S.4, with protein MAKRHLLFLLLIFHSAILVLSQLDEFIFHGFKGRNSANISLNGAAEIKASGLIRLTNDTSRLLGRAFYSNPIRFRESSSPATSFSFSTAFALAVVTAPGRPGGHGMTFVISPTKEPAGALPNQYFGLVNQNNTGNFSNHLFAIEFDTVQDLELKDINDNHVGIDINGLISNESVTAGYFVQGNSTMQIIDLKGGHVIQAWVDYDSIRNEINVTLSQSSSKPSTPILSAKVDLSPILEDFMYVGFSASTGLLASTHYILGWSFKMNGQAPSLDLSSLPKLPRPKKPRTALIAGVSAASTAVLMFAVGAAIYLVKKIKDMDVIESWERDVGPHRFSYKQLKQATKGFRDKELIGFGGFGRVYKGVLRSQLVAVKRISRDSRQGLREFASEITSIGRLRHRNLVQLLGWCRRRNDLLLVYEFMPNGSLDKYIFDEPAQILSWAQRFKIMKGVASGLLYLHDEWEQAVIHRDVKAGNVLLDSEMNGKLGDFGLAKLYEHGTNPSTTRVVGTLGYLAPELTRTGKPTTASDVFAFGALLLEVVCGRRPIEAKALPEELILVDWIWQNWVDGTILKVVDPRLGGYFDEGEVMVVIKIGLICSNDAAAARPSMRQVVRYLDGEMELPETVEAPAGGGESVGFSGMMMESYSSSKFTGKTSSSEYETFPLSGTGGKDGR; from the coding sequence ATGGCTAAAAGACACCTCCTTTTCTTATTACTCATCTTTCATTCCGCCATTCTTGTGCTTTCTCAGTTGGACGAGTTCATCTTCCATGGATTCAAGGGCCGCAATTCTGCAAACATATCCCTTAACGGCGCCGCCGAGATCAAGGCCTCTGGCTTGATCAGGCTGACCAACGATACCTCGCGTTTACTAGGTCGTGCCTTCTATTCAAACCCGATTCGGTTCAGAGAATCGTCCTCCCCTGCCACCAGTTTTTCCTTCTCCACCGCCTTTGCCTTAGCCGTCGTTACAGCTCCCGGAAGGCCCGGCGGCCATGGCATGACCTTCGTTATCTCGCCGACAAAGGAACCAGCTGGGGCGCTTCCGAATCAGTACTTTGGACTCGTAAACCAAAACAACACTGGTAATTTCTCAAATCATTTGTTTGCGATAGAATTCGACACTGTTCAGGACTTGGAATTGAAGGATATAAACGATAATCATGTTGGAATCGATATTAACGGTCTAATTTCGAATGAATCTGTCACTGCTGGGTATTTCGTCCAAGGAAATTCAACGATGCAAATCATTGATTTGAAAGGGGGACATGTGATTCAGGCATGGGTTGATTACGATTCCATCAGAAATGAAATTAACGTTACTCTCTCTCAATCATCTTCGAAACCATCAACACCGATTTTGTCAGCTAAAGTCGATCTCTCGCCGATTCTTGAAGATTTCATGTATGTTGGATTCTCTGCTTCGACTGGCTTGCTAGCCAGTACCCATTATATCCTCGGATGGAGCTTCAAGATGAATGGGCAAGCTCCCTCTCTGGATTTATCCTCTCTCCCTAAACTTCCTCGGCCCAAAAAACCCCGCACCGCCCTAATCGCCGGCGTATCCGCCGCCTCCACTGCTGTGTTGATGTTTGCTGTTGGAGCCGCCATCTacttagtaaaaaaaatcaaagatatggacgTGATTGAATCTTGGGAGCGAGACGTTGGTCCCCATCGATTCTCCTACAAACAATTGAAGCAGGCGACGAAGGGTTTCCGCGATAAAGAGCTTATTGGGTTTGGAGGATTCGGTCGAGTTTATAAAGGGGTTTTACGGAGCCAATTAGTTGCTGTGAAGCGAATCTCACGAGATTCTAGACAGGGGTTGAGGGAATTTGCATCGGAGATCACCAGCATCGGCCGTCTTCGCCATCGGAATCTGGTTCAATTGCTCGGGTGGTGCCGCCGGCGAAACGATCTGTTACTCGTATACGAGTTCATGCCGAATGGGAGCTTAGACAAATACATATTCGACGAACCAGCACAAATCCTGAGTTGGGCACAGCGATTTAAGATCATGAAGGGTGTCGCTTCGGGTTTGTTGTATCTGCACGATGAATGGGAACAGGCGGTTATACACAGAGATGTTAAAGCAGGAAACGTGTTGTTAGATTCTGAGATGAACGGAAAATTGGGGGATTTCGGTTTGGCGAAATTGTACGAGCACGGTACGAATCCGAGTACGACGCGGGTGGTGGGAACACTGGGTTATCTAGCGCCGGAGCTGACAAGGACCGGAAAACCCACGACGGCGTCCGACGTTTTCGCTTTCGGAGCTCTGTTATTGGAGGTGGTGTGCGGGAGAAGACCGATTGAGGCAAAGGCATTGCCGGAGGAGCTGATATTGGTTGATTGGATATGGCAGAATTGGGTCGACGGGACGATATTGAAGGTGGTGGATCCAAGACTTGGAGGGTATTTTGATGAAGGAGAGGTGATGGTGGTGATTAAAATCGGGTTGATTTGTTCGAACGATGCGGCGGCGGCGAGGCCTAGTATGAGGCAGGTAGTGAGGTATTTGGACGGGGAAATGGAGTTGCCGGAGACGGTTGAAGCGCCGGCGGGAGGAGGGGAATCAGTTGGGTTTTCGGGGATGATGATGGAAAGTTACTCTTCGTCCAAGTTTACGGGGAAGACGAGCTCGTCGGAATACGAGACCTTTCCACTTTCGGGTACCGGTGGAAAAGACGGCCGGTAG
- the LOC124925061 gene encoding protein SRG1-like, translated as MESKFENEDRIEIVKMEEGLGYGSSLAVPSVQEIVRNEPMNVPERYVRETKERPLISSQILPLSARIPIINLSRLANGDDHERLKLHIACKEWGFFQLIGHGIPKEVLCGMKEAVEAFFRLPLTEKKKYAMMVNDLQGYGQSYVVSGEQKLDWNDLIFLMVSPISTRNMKYWPTALQGFKEAVEDYSSYIVNVTNEIFGHLSILMGMKREGLKELHGEIMKHGMRMNYYPTCSKPELVLGVSPHSDASSITLLLQDDDITGLQVRHMDVWVPVEPLANALVVNIGDALEGWSNGVYKSVEHRAVTNSEKSRISVANFVIPDNEVDIGPVETMVNEKCKPKLYKNMKYIEYLRYTLAREMDGKSNLEYLRLDV; from the exons ATGGAAtcaaagtttgaaaatgaagatCGAATTGAGATAGTGAAAATGGAGGAAGGGTTGGGCTATGGAAGCTCATTAGCAGTTCCGAGTGTCCAAGAAATTGTTAGGAATGAGCCTATGAATGTCCCTGAAAGATACGTCCGTGAAACCAAAGAAAGACCATTAATAAGCTCTCAAATCCTTCCTCTTTCCGCTCGCATTCCAATCATTAACCTATCTCGTCTCGCCAATGGAGACGACCACGAGAGACTAAAGCTCCACATCGCCTGCAAGGAATGGGGTTTCTTTCAG CTAATAGGACATGGAATCCCCAAGGAAGTGTTGTGCGGAATGAAGGAGGCTGTGGAAGCATTCTTCCGCCTTCCTTTGacagaaaagaaaaagtatgCGATGATGGTTAATGACCTACAAGGATACGGGCAAAGTTACGTCGTATCCGGTGAGCAAAAACTCGATTGGAACGACTTAATTTTCTTGATGGTGTCACCTATCAGTACTAGGAACATGAAGTATTGGCCAACCGCTTTACAAGGTTTCAa AGAGGCTGTGGAAGATTACTCTTCTTATATTGTAAATGTGACAAATGAGATATTTGGCCACTTATCTATATTAATGGGCATGAAAAGAGAAGGCCTAAAAGAATTGCATGGTGAGATCATGAAGCATGGGATGAGAATGAACTATTACCCGACTTGCTCCAAGCCCGAGCTCGTTCTCGGTGTGAGTCCTCATTCCGACGCGAGCTCAATCACTTTACTCCTTCAAGACGACGATATCACGGGCCTTCAAGTCAGACACATGGATGTATGGGTACCTGTGGAACCCCTCGCAAATGCATTAGTTGTCAACATTGGTGATGCTTTGGAG GGATGGAGCAACGGAGTATACAAGAGCGTGGAACATAGAGCGGTCACCAACAGTGAAAAATCAAGAATATCGGTTGCGAATTTTGTCATACCAGATAACGAGGTTGATATTGGTCCTGTGGAGACAATGGTGAATGAAAAGTGCAAGCCTAAGTTGTACAAAAATATGAAGTATATTGAATACTTGAGGTATACTTTAGCAAGGGAAATGGATGGGAAATCCAATCTTGAATACCTTCGGTTGgatgtataa